AGGCCACGGTTCGATGCCTATAAGGAAGTATCCAATGAAATAAGGAATATTTTTTTCGAATACACCGATCTGGTTGAGCCCTTATCACTTGATGAAGCCTATCTCGATGTAACGGTAAACAAAAAAGCGATTACAAGCGCAACAGAGATTGCCGGAGAAATAAAGAAAAAAATAGTGGAAAAAACAGGAGGGTTGACGGCTTCAGCCGGTGTTTCATTCAACAAATTTCTTGCTAAAGTGGCTTCCGACTATCGAAAACCAGACGGACTTACCGTTATTACACCTGAAAAAGCGCCCGCCTTTATTGATAATCTCCCCGTTGGCAGAATCTTTGGCGTGGGAAAAGTAACTGAAAAAAAGATGCATCATATGGGCATAAAAACCGGAGCTCATCTCAAAAAGCTGGATAAAGAAAAACTTATATCACTCTTTGGCAAATCAGGAGGATATTTCTATAAAATCGTCCATGGTAACGATGACAGGCCCGTCGTGACTCACTGGGTACGAAAGTCAGTGGGGAAAGAAACAACCCTTAAAGAAGATATAATTGATGTTAATGTAATGGGTGATGTTCTTAAGGTACTTGCAGAAAAAATTGAGAAATATCTAAAGCCCCGGGAACGCACTGCCAGGACAATTACTCTTAAGGTTAAGTACTTTGATTTCAAACAGGTGACACGAAGTATAACTGTCAATGAAGCCATTACCGGGGCCGGCCCTATGATGGATCTAATTATGCCCTTACTTGCTTCCACAGAGGCAGGAGAAAAAAAGGTGAGGCTTCTCGGTATGAGCATTTCTAATTTTACCGATGACGGGAGGGATAGTCCGGAAACAGGGCAACTGGCTTTTCCATTTTATTAACAGGATTTATACGAAGATAGACAGAAATCCATTGTCCTTAATAAATAAACCCCTTACTTCGAATAGAACAAGAAATAGTGAAATGTTAATCTTCTTGTTATTATTATATCGAACCTTTATGCCTTTTTATTTTCCAGATGAATTATGAAGCGCCTCATCTCCTCATTCATTCTCCTTATTTTCTCTCCCCTCTTTGCCTTTGCTGAAGAAAGTAATGCGGCGGGAGACAAATCAACAAATAATTTTAAACGTTATACCATAGAATATGAATTGGACGCTTATTACTCAAATACGGGACTCTATGTCAACCTTACCGACTCGCCTGTTCCGGATGCAGGCGACATGACGGAATTAGCGGTTTATAAAAAACTCTTTTACAGTTCCCTTCTTCCCCGATTTTTTGTTGTTGAGGCCTCCCTTTTCCCCATGCCCGTAACGGGTGTCTTTATCAGAAAAAATGATGAGGATTTTTACAACAGGGCCCGTATTAATAGAAACGTCAATCTCGTTAAAGCCGTTACCGCAGGATTTGAAGAACCTTACGCTTTTAATTTGTTTCTCGGAAATGTACTCAAATTTACTCGCCCCGGTGAAAAAGGAAAAAAAGGCAATTTTGGTTACATGGGCTACCTTTTAAGTGTGGGAGATTATCATATTAGAGATAATGAATTGATCTTCGATAAATGGGCTGAGCTGGAATGGAAAGTAAAAGGTGACCAGAAGTTCGAAAGTTACAAGCTAAGCTGGAGTTACCGCATTGGGGCCAAGTTCCACGATCATAAAGACATAAAAGATGTTCTTTATATTGCTCTGAGACGAAGCCGCCTTGATTACAAGGCTTCGGCCGGATCCATTATTGACAATAGCGGGATTGAGTACAGGTATGATATAGACATGAATAGTCTGAGCCCTGTAAGGCACTACTTTATTGTAGATAAAAAACTTCCCTGGAAAGAAAAACATTTAGCTGCCTC
The DNA window shown above is from Deltaproteobacteria bacterium and carries:
- the dinB gene encoding DNA polymerase IV — translated: MLHYRFMPDCSEIAHRSRRMKKTKKIIHIDMDAFFASVEERDRPELKGKALIVGGDPQSRGVVAACSYEARKYGIHSAMPCSRAYKLCPDAVFLRPRFDAYKEVSNEIRNIFFEYTDLVEPLSLDEAYLDVTVNKKAITSATEIAGEIKKKIVEKTGGLTASAGVSFNKFLAKVASDYRKPDGLTVITPEKAPAFIDNLPVGRIFGVGKVTEKKMHHMGIKTGAHLKKLDKEKLISLFGKSGGYFYKIVHGNDDRPVVTHWVRKSVGKETTLKEDIIDVNVMGDVLKVLAEKIEKYLKPRERTARTITLKVKYFDFKQVTRSITVNEAITGAGPMMDLIMPLLASTEAGEKKVRLLGMSISNFTDDGRDSPETGQLAFPFY